The Streptomyces cynarae genome contains a region encoding:
- a CDS encoding glycoside hydrolase family 18 protein encodes MDTERTGQPLADQSGSEGAEPECVADSPEPRLPREPGVPEAGGEAGPARGSAEGLRGNGRPRYAWLSWTRRVALGLLLVLLVSTLAAGVALRLNYAGDPAPETYTRNRDALWLGHAWVDGRKRNTDLDALARRLRDTGIRDLYVHAGPLEHDGTLPKPAYRNARWLIDAVHRELPGVRVQAWLGDKLASEGRVGLRLQRQETRAAVVRSARQVLAAGFDGAHFDLEPLHSGDRDYLTLLDALHRVTSAHHVPLSVAAPQIDPLPALHSVTGLTGHPKWWSQRYFGQVARRVDQIAVMSYDTAMPLESLYGGYVAQQTSLALEVTPPSTDLLIGLPFYHEDHIGHHASAETVTAAVRGARLGLSRTDADRTHFGVALYVDFAATAADWAAYRTFLKQGGHESR; translated from the coding sequence ATGGACACGGAGCGTACGGGTCAGCCGCTCGCGGACCAGTCCGGTTCCGAGGGGGCAGAGCCGGAGTGTGTCGCCGACTCGCCGGAGCCGCGGTTGCCGAGGGAGCCGGGCGTGCCGGAGGCCGGCGGTGAGGCCGGTCCCGCGCGCGGGTCGGCCGAGGGACTCCGCGGCAACGGTCGGCCCCGTTACGCCTGGCTGAGCTGGACCCGACGGGTCGCCCTCGGTCTGCTCCTCGTGCTCCTCGTCTCCACCCTCGCCGCCGGAGTCGCCCTACGGCTGAACTACGCGGGTGACCCAGCGCCGGAGACGTACACCCGGAATCGGGACGCTCTGTGGCTCGGCCACGCCTGGGTCGACGGACGTAAGCGGAACACGGACCTCGATGCGCTGGCGCGCCGCCTGCGCGACACCGGGATCCGCGACCTATACGTGCACGCGGGCCCGCTGGAACATGATGGCACGCTCCCCAAGCCCGCTTATAGAAATGCGCGTTGGCTGATCGACGCCGTACACCGCGAGCTACCCGGCGTACGCGTCCAGGCCTGGCTCGGCGACAAGCTCGCGAGCGAGGGAAGGGTTGGCCTGCGACTGCAACGGCAGGAGACACGGGCTGCGGTGGTCCGTTCCGCCCGCCAGGTTCTGGCGGCCGGGTTCGACGGCGCCCATTTCGACCTGGAGCCCCTGCACTCAGGCGACCGTGACTACCTCACCCTCCTTGATGCTTTGCACCGCGTCACCAGTGCCCACCACGTCCCACTCTCGGTGGCCGCCCCCCAGATCGACCCCCTCCCCGCACTCCACTCCGTGACTGGTCTCACCGGACACCCCAAGTGGTGGTCTCAGCGTTACTTCGGCCAGGTCGCGCGCCGGGTCGACCAGATCGCGGTGATGTCCTACGACACGGCGATGCCGCTCGAGAGCCTGTACGGAGGCTATGTCGCCCAGCAGACTTCTCTGGCTCTCGAAGTCACCCCGCCTTCAACGGACTTGCTGATCGGCCTGCCCTTCTACCACGAGGACCACATCGGCCATCACGCGTCCGCCGAAACGGTCACTGCCGCCGTTCGCGGCGCTCGACTGGGCCTCTCCCGCACGGACGCGGACCGCACCCACTTCGGCGTCGCCCTCTATGTGGACTTCGCCGCGACGGCGGCGGACTGGGCGGCGTACCGTACGTTTCTCAAACAAGGGGGCCACGAGAGCCGCTGA
- a CDS encoding class I SAM-dependent methyltransferase, with product MAEPSFLTAVRESYDTVAADYVERVPPPAEMDPLSRAMLAGFAELVRTAGLGSVADLGCGPGRVTAHLAGLGVSAFGVDLSPKMIGLARHAYPNLRFTEGSMTALEMRDDELGGILAWYSTHHTPPQWLPAVFAEFHRTLAPGGYLLWGDYVGDERLQPTQGYGRPVSYESYLLPVDRMVGLLEQAGLVVTARLEQEPGGRVNRPHACLLARKPERT from the coding sequence ATGGCTGAGCCCTCCTTTCTGACCGCTGTCCGCGAGTCGTACGACACGGTCGCCGCTGATTACGTCGAACGCGTTCCGCCCCCCGCCGAGATGGACCCGCTGTCACGCGCGATGCTGGCGGGGTTTGCCGAGCTCGTGCGGACGGCTGGTCTGGGGTCGGTCGCGGACCTGGGATGCGGCCCCGGCCGCGTGACGGCGCACCTGGCCGGGCTGGGAGTGTCCGCCTTCGGCGTCGATCTGTCACCGAAGATGATCGGGCTGGCCCGGCACGCCTATCCGAACCTGCGGTTCACCGAGGGCTCGATGACCGCGCTGGAGATGAGGGACGACGAGCTCGGCGGCATCCTGGCCTGGTACTCCACCCACCACACGCCCCCGCAGTGGCTGCCGGCGGTGTTCGCCGAGTTCCACCGCACGCTCGCGCCCGGCGGCTACCTGCTCTGGGGGGACTATGTCGGCGATGAACGGCTGCAGCCGACTCAGGGCTATGGCCGTCCGGTGTCCTACGAGTCGTACCTCCTGCCAGTGGACCGCATGGTCGGCCTGCTGGAGCAGGCCGGACTCGTCGTCACCGCGAGGCTGGAGCAGGAGCCCGGCGGACGGGTGAACAGACCGCACGCCTGCCTGCTGGCCCGCAAGCCCGAAAGGACCTGA
- a CDS encoding IS5 family transposase has product MSERKPYPSDLSDEQWSLIEPVITAWKDRHRSVSGHQGVYDMREIVNAILYQGRTGCQWAYLPHDLPQKSATYYYFAAWRDDGTDQVIHELLRCQVRERARRLEDPTLVVLDTQSVHVAAGVPATTSGHDPAKRVPGRKRGLAVDVLGLVIAVVVLAANTHDNAAGIILLDQVAEHAGGTVRKALVDQGFKNQVVMHGAGLGIDVEIVARNPQDKGFVPQPKRWRVEQTYGILILHRRLVRDYEHRPSSSASRVYWAMTHVMTRRLTGASAPSWRAAQAVAA; this is encoded by the coding sequence GTGAGTGAACGCAAGCCGTACCCGAGTGACTTATCGGACGAGCAGTGGTCGTTGATCGAGCCGGTGATCACCGCGTGGAAGGACCGGCACCGCTCGGTCAGCGGCCACCAGGGCGTCTACGACATGCGGGAGATCGTGAACGCGATCCTCTACCAGGGGCGAACCGGCTGCCAGTGGGCCTATCTCCCGCACGACCTGCCGCAGAAGAGCGCGACGTACTACTACTTCGCCGCCTGGCGGGACGACGGAACCGACCAGGTCATCCATGAACTCCTGCGCTGCCAGGTCCGTGAACGCGCCCGCCGATTAGAGGACCCGACCTTGGTGGTCCTGGACACCCAGAGTGTCCATGTGGCCGCCGGGGTCCCCGCCACCACGAGTGGCCACGATCCGGCCAAGCGGGTGCCCGGCCGCAAACGCGGCCTGGCCGTGGACGTCCTCGGCCTGGTCATCGCAGTCGTCGTCCTCGCCGCGAACACCCACGACAACGCCGCGGGCATCATCCTGCTGGACCAGGTCGCCGAGCACGCCGGCGGAACCGTCCGCAAAGCCCTGGTCGACCAGGGCTTCAAGAACCAGGTCGTCATGCATGGCGCCGGCCTGGGAATTGATGTCGAGATCGTCGCGCGCAACCCGCAGGACAAGGGGTTCGTGCCGCAGCCGAAGCGGTGGAGGGTCGAGCAGACCTACGGGATCCTGATACTGCACCGGCGCCTGGTCCGCGACTACGAGCACCGCCCCTCCTCCTCCGCCTCCCGCGTCTACTGGGCGATGACCCACGTCATGACCCGACGCCTCACCGGCGCGAGCGCCCCCTCCTGGCGCGCGGCGCAGGCGGTGGCAGCGTGA
- a CDS encoding nuclear transport factor 2 family protein produces MADRATMERIWEAHTAGEFVAQDVEATMATMDDDPIVVHVPTAMGGSGYDDVKDFYARWFIGRNPDDFTVRSISRTVGDDSLVDEMIVSFTHDIEVPWILPGLAPTGQQVRIPVIAVVDFRGPRVRSERIYWDQTAVLAQTQLLNDDIVRRLPVVTTPLDVLDGRVPLNQLTSPRPDVEP; encoded by the coding sequence ATGGCTGATCGCGCAACGATGGAGCGTATCTGGGAAGCCCACACTGCCGGCGAGTTCGTGGCGCAGGACGTGGAGGCCACGATGGCCACGATGGACGACGACCCCATCGTCGTCCATGTGCCGACCGCCATGGGCGGTAGTGGGTACGACGACGTCAAGGACTTCTACGCACGCTGGTTCATTGGACGGAACCCGGACGATTTCACTGTGCGTTCGATATCCCGCACGGTGGGAGACGACAGCCTCGTAGACGAAATGATCGTGTCGTTCACCCACGACATCGAGGTGCCCTGGATTCTGCCTGGATTGGCACCCACCGGGCAGCAGGTCCGTATACCCGTCATCGCCGTCGTGGACTTCCGAGGCCCGCGTGTGCGGAGCGAGCGCATCTACTGGGATCAAACGGCGGTGCTCGCGCAGACGCAGTTGCTGAACGACGACATCGTCCGGCGCCTGCCCGTGGTCACCACACCGTTGGACGTACTGGACGGCAGGGTCCCCCTCAACCAGTTGACGTCGCCCCGCCCCGATGTCGAACCGTGA